A genomic stretch from Streptococcus oralis includes:
- a CDS encoding glycoside hydrolase family 35 protein, translating into MTRFKIEDDFYLDEKPFKILSGAIHYFRIPAEDWYHSLYNLKALGFNTVETYVAWNLHEPVEGEFDFEGARNLERFLQIAQDLGLYAIVRPSPFICAEWEFGGLPAWLLTKDMRIRSSDPAYIEAVARYYDQLLPRLVPRLLDNGGNILMMQVENEYGSYGEDKSYLRAIRKLMEDRGIDCPLFTSDGPWRATLKAGTLIEDDLFVTGNFGSKAPYNFSQMQEFFDEYGKKWPLMCMEFWDGWFNRWKEPIITRDPKELAEAVREVLEQGSINLYMFHGGTNFGFMNGCSARGTLDLPQVTSYDYDALLDEEGNPTAKYLAVKKMMATHFPEYPQLEPLYKESMEMESIPLVEKVSLFETLDSLSSPTESLYPKAMEELGQSYGYLLYRTEASWDAEEERLRIIDGRDRAQLFVDGQWIATQYQTEIGEDIYCQGNREGFSEIDILIENMGRVNYGHKFLADTQRKGIRTGVCKDLHFLLNWEQYPLPLDNPEKIDFSKGWTEGQPAFYAFDFTVEEPKDTYLDLSEFGKGVAFVNGRHLGRFWNVGPTLSLYIPHSYLKEGANRIIIFETEGEYKEEIHLTRKPTLKHIKGENL; encoded by the coding sequence ATGACAAGATTTAAAATTGAGGACGATTTCTATTTAGACGAAAAACCGTTCAAGATTTTGTCCGGCGCCATTCATTATTTTAGGATTCCAGCAGAGGATTGGTATCATTCTCTCTATAACTTAAAGGCGCTTGGCTTTAATACAGTCGAGACCTATGTGGCTTGGAATTTACACGAACCTGTTGAAGGGGAGTTTGATTTTGAAGGTGCCAGAAATTTGGAGAGATTTCTTCAAATTGCACAAGATCTGGGTCTCTATGCTATTGTACGCCCGTCTCCATTTATCTGTGCAGAATGGGAATTTGGTGGCTTGCCGGCTTGGCTCTTGACCAAGGACATGCGAATCCGCTCGTCCGACCCAGCCTACATAGAGGCTGTTGCTCGCTATTATGACCAATTATTGCCAAGGCTTGTACCTCGCTTGTTGGATAATGGCGGAAACATTCTCATGATGCAAGTCGAAAATGAATATGGCTCTTATGGAGAAGATAAGTCTTATCTACGAGCCATTCGGAAATTGATGGAAGACCGAGGGATTGATTGCCCACTCTTTACTTCAGATGGTCCATGGAGGGCTACTCTGAAAGCCGGAACCTTGATCGAAGACGACCTCTTTGTGACAGGAAACTTCGGTTCTAAAGCTCCGTACAACTTTTCACAGATGCAGGAATTCTTTGATGAGTATGGCAAGAAATGGCCACTCATGTGTATGGAATTCTGGGATGGCTGGTTCAACCGTTGGAAAGAACCTATCATCACACGGGATCCTAAAGAATTGGCAGAAGCTGTTCGAGAGGTTTTGGAGCAAGGTTCGATTAACCTTTATATGTTCCATGGAGGGACAAACTTTGGTTTCATGAATGGTTGCTCGGCTCGAGGAACTTTGGACTTGCCTCAAGTTACATCTTATGATTATGATGCCCTTCTCGATGAAGAAGGAAATCCAACTGCTAAATACTTAGCAGTCAAGAAGATGATGGCAACACACTTCCCAGAGTATCCACAGTTGGAACCACTCTATAAGGAAAGCATGGAAATGGAATCCATTCCACTAGTCGAAAAAGTTTCCTTGTTTGAAACTCTGGACAGTCTCTCTAGTCCTACTGAAAGCCTCTATCCAAAAGCGATGGAAGAACTTGGTCAAAGTTATGGCTACCTTCTCTACCGCACTGAGGCAAGTTGGGATGCAGAAGAGGAACGCCTCCGTATCATCGATGGACGTGACCGAGCTCAACTTTTTGTAGATGGTCAATGGATTGCTACTCAATACCAGACAGAGATTGGTGAAGATATCTACTGTCAGGGCAACCGAGAAGGCTTTTCAGAGATTGACATCCTGATTGAAAATATGGGGCGTGTCAACTACGGACATAAGTTCTTGGCAGATACGCAGCGTAAAGGAATTCGTACAGGTGTCTGCAAGGATCTACATTTCTTACTGAATTGGGAACAATATCCACTACCATTGGATAATCCTGAGAAAATTGATTTTTCAAAAGGATGGACAGAAGGACAACCAGCCTTTTACGCTTTCGACTTTACTGTTGAAGAGCCGAAGGATACCTACTTAGACTTGTCTGAGTTTGGTAAGGGAGTTGCCTTTGTCAACGGGCGTCACCTAGGACGTTTCTGGAATGTCGGCCCGACCCTCTCACTTTATATCCCTCATAGTTATCTCAAGGAAGGTGCTAACCGCATCATCATCTTTGAAACTGAAGGTGAATATAAAGAAGAGATTCATTTAACTCGTAAACCTACACTAAAACACATAAAGGGGGAAAACTTATGA
- a CDS encoding PTS sugar transporter subunit IIB, protein MTIVGCRIDGRLIHGQVANLWAGKLNVSRIMVVDDEVVNNDIEKSGLKLATPPGVKLSILPVEKAAANILAGKYDSQRLFIVARKPDRFLGLVEAGVPLETLNVGNMSQTPETRSITRSINVVDKDVEDFHKLAEKGVKLTAQMVPNDPVSDFLSLLK, encoded by the coding sequence ATGACAATTGTAGGATGCCGTATCGATGGACGTTTGATCCACGGTCAAGTAGCCAATCTTTGGGCTGGGAAACTAAACGTTTCGCGCATTATGGTTGTAGACGATGAAGTCGTTAACAACGATATTGAAAAGAGTGGTTTGAAACTTGCGACACCACCAGGTGTGAAACTCAGTATCTTGCCAGTTGAGAAAGCAGCAGCGAATATCCTTGCTGGTAAATACGATAGCCAACGTCTCTTTATCGTTGCACGTAAACCAGACCGTTTCCTTGGTTTGGTCGAAGCAGGTGTTCCGCTTGAAACACTCAACGTCGGCAATATGTCTCAAACACCAGAAACTCGCTCTATCACACGTTCTATCAACGTGGTAGACAAGGATGTGGAAGATTTCCACAAACTAGCAGAAAAAGGTGTGAAACTCACTGCTCAAATGGTCCCAAATGATCCAGTTTCAGACTTTTTGAGCTTATTAAAATAG